Part of the Nostoc sp. ATCC 53789 genome, GCCGCTTGTCGCAAACTCCGTTCTACTAATTCATCCATGTTACCTTTGTAGCCGTTAATTTTGGCTCCAAAAGCAATATTCTCATAAATTGATTTGGGAAATGGGTTTGGTCTTTGAAACACCATCCCAATTCTCCGACGTACTTCTACAGGATCAATGTCGGATGCATACAAGTTTTTATCGTAAAAAAGTATTTTACCTTCTGCCCGAAATGACTCAATCAAATCATTGAGGCGGTTATAGCAACGCAACAATGTGCTTTTACCACAACCAGAAGGGCCGATAAAGGCTGTAACCTGATTTTTTGGTATATCTAACCAAATATTTTGCAAAGCTAAAAACTTGCCGTAGTAAACGTTGAGGTTTTCGGTGCGTAAAACAGTTTCAGTACCGTTGACTGTGCTAATATTAGTAGCCATAAATTAAGTGAAGTATTAGTTTTAGCGATACAAATCCGCTATGTGTAAGCCGTTTCCCTAAGCTTTTTTGCGAGTAGCCCAGCGAGCAATGATACTTGTGATTAGAACCATCAATACCAAAATCAAAGATGCCGCCCAAGCTAGTGATTGCCAATTTTTAAACGGAGAAATAGCATATTTGTAAACCAAAACAGCAAGGGAAGCTGTTGGTTGGAATAAGCCATCGGGCCAAAAATTGGAAAATAGCGCAGTAAATAGTAAAGGTGCGGTTTCTCCAGATGCTCTGGCGATCGCTAGCGTTGCCCCAGTTACAATCGCAGGTAGAGCTGCTGGCAAAACTACTTGTGTTACTGTTTGAAAGTTAGTTGCCCCTAACCCTACAGATGCTTGTCGCAAATCTTGCGAGACTAACTGCAAGGCTTCATCAGTGGTTCGGACAATAATTGGCAACATCAAAATTGCCAGTGCAAACCCTCCACCTAAAGCAGAGTATGATCCTAAGTTTAACTTTACTAGTGTCAAAACTACAATGCCATAGGCAAATACCCCAGCAATAATTGACGGGACTCCACTCAAGACGTTAGCTGCAAAACGTACCCATCTCGCTACTTGCGCCGAACTAAATTCTGTGATATATATTGCCGCTAAAACACCAAATGGGATACTAATCAGGGCAGCAATTCCTACCATTAATAGTGTTCCCAAGATGGCATTACCAAAGCCTCCTCCCTGTTGTAAAGCTTTGGGTGGCAGTTCAAAAAAGAGGCTGGGACTCAAACTGCTAAAGCCTTGAATAATGACGTAAGAAAGTACTGCTAGCAAAGGCACAAGTGCCAATATCCCACAGATAAATGCAACTACTGTCATTACTGTATTAAACAGTGTCCTTTGAGACATAGGAGCGCGAGTTAGACTGCGCTCTGGAAAACTAGAAGTCATAATTCAACCCAAAACTAAGCTACAGTCGCTTGACTCTCAGAACGATAAACTCGGCCATGATATTAACTACCAAGGTCAAGAAGAATAGAACTAAAGCAGCGTACATTAAAGCCGAAACTTGCAAACCACTAGCTTCGGAAAATTGATTCGCCAGTAGAGAAGAAATTGTATTGCCTGGTGCTAACAGGGAGATACTAATGTTGTTGGAATTACCAATCAACATTGTTACAGCCATTGTTTCTCCCATTGCCCGACCGAGTGCCAACATCACAGCGCTAACTATCCCCGAAAAGGCTGCTGGAATAAGTATTTGTAATATAGTTTCCCATCGGGTTGCTCCTAGTCCTACGGCGGCTTGGCGCAAACTGGGGGGTATAGAAATCAAGGCATCACGCGATAGGGCTGTGATGATGGGCAAAGTCATAATTGCTAATATGACTCCCGCCGGTAACATTCCTGGCCCTGTAGGGGGGGTGCTAAAAAATGGTATCCAGCCAAAGTAACTATTGAGCCATTTTCCCAAGTTAGTTAAGATAGGCACTAAAACAAAAATACCCCACACGCCATAAACAACGCTGGGAATAGCTGCAAGCAGTTCTACTGCAAAAACCAGTACCAACTTCACTTTTGCGGGTAAAAAATCCTCGCTTAGTACAATAGCAGTACCTACTCCAATCGGTACAGCTATCAGTAAACCGATAAAAGAACTCAAGAGAGTTCCATAAATTTGAGGTAGCACCCCGTAGCTATCATTAACTGGGTTCCAAGTGGTGTTAGCTAAAAAGCTAGCACCAAACTTTTGGATGGCAGGCCAAGAAGCAATTGCGACCTGTAAGCCGATCCATAATAAAGTGGCAGCAACCCCAAAGGCAAAAATTTTAGTTAGCCAGATAAAACCGCGATCTAGGGATTTTTCTACATCAGAGCGATTTTTTGTCGCTGATGAAAGATTTTGAGAATTTGTAGTCATGACTACCGACTTTCACAATTAAATCAGAGGAAGATATGGGAGGCAACCATCTAAACAAAATTGTTGCCTCATCGTCTTTTAAAACTAGTTTAATAACCAGCTTAAAAATTATTGTCTAGCAATGCCTCATGCCTTCACTGTAGCTACTTGCTAGCGCTAGTCCCACTACCAACAGCGATTTTATAGTCTGGACTAATTTGATCAGCAGCCGCAGCCACCTTTGCGATCACGTTTTGGGGTAGAGGAACATATCCTAATGTTGTAGCCTGTTTTTGTCCCTCAGTTAAAGCGTATTCGATCGCAGCTTCAACTGCCTTAGCTTTTGCCGCATTGGGATATTTCTTGTAAGC contains:
- the pstA gene encoding phosphate ABC transporter permease PstA, whose amino-acid sequence is MTSSFPERSLTRAPMSQRTLFNTVMTVVAFICGILALVPLLAVLSYVIIQGFSSLSPSLFFELPPKALQQGGGFGNAILGTLLMVGIAALISIPFGVLAAIYITEFSSAQVARWVRFAANVLSGVPSIIAGVFAYGIVVLTLVKLNLGSYSALGGGFALAILMLPIIVRTTDEALQLVSQDLRQASVGLGATNFQTVTQVVLPAALPAIVTGATLAIARASGETAPLLFTALFSNFWPDGLFQPTASLAVLVYKYAISPFKNWQSLAWAASLILVLMVLITSIIARWATRKKA
- the pstB gene encoding phosphate ABC transporter ATP-binding protein PstB, whose amino-acid sequence is MATNISTVNGTETVLRTENLNVYYGKFLALQNIWLDIPKNQVTAFIGPSGCGKSTLLRCYNRLNDLIESFRAEGKILFYDKNLYASDIDPVEVRRRIGMVFQRPNPFPKSIYENIAFGAKINGYKGNMDELVERSLRQAALWDEVKDKLRQSGSSLSGGQQQRLCIARAIAVQPEIILMDEPCSALDPISTLRVEELIHQLKEQYTIVIVTHNMQQAARVSDKTAFFNVKTTESGGRNGYMVEYDATELIFNNPQQQDTRDYVSGRFG
- the pstC gene encoding phosphate ABC transporter permease subunit PstC, producing MTTNSQNLSSATKNRSDVEKSLDRGFIWLTKIFAFGVAATLLWIGLQVAIASWPAIQKFGASFLANTTWNPVNDSYGVLPQIYGTLLSSFIGLLIAVPIGVGTAIVLSEDFLPAKVKLVLVFAVELLAAIPSVVYGVWGIFVLVPILTNLGKWLNSYFGWIPFFSTPPTGPGMLPAGVILAIMTLPIITALSRDALISIPPSLRQAAVGLGATRWETILQILIPAAFSGIVSAVMLALGRAMGETMAVTMLIGNSNNISISLLAPGNTISSLLANQFSEASGLQVSALMYAALVLFFLTLVVNIMAEFIVLRVKRL